The nucleotide window CGTCACGTTCAGCGACCGGAGAGATCTATGCTGAGATATTCGAAGAAGGGCCTCCTACTCGCCGCCGCCGTGCCGCTCCTGCTGACCACAGTCACGCAGCCGGCCGCTTCGGCAGCGACCTCGACGACCCCGTGCGCCGCCGTCGCGGTGCCCGCCCCGCCGGGCGCCAAGATCGAATCGGTGCAGGCTGACTCCCAAGCCGGGGCCCAGCCGTCGTACTGCCTGATCACCGTCACGCTGACCCACACCGGCGCGGACCACGTCAAGGTCGCCGTGGCCCTGCCGGACACCGGCTGGAACGGCCGGCTCCAGGCCCTCGGCGGCAGCGCCTACGCCGCCGGCAACTTCGACGCGCTCCCCCAGGCGGTCAAGGACGGCTACGCCGCCGTGACCACCGACGCGGGCGTGTCCCTGAACGGCCTCGACACGTCCTGGGCGCTCAAGGACGGCCAGGTCGACCAGACGCTGCTGACCAACTTCGCCACCCGGTCGGTGCACGAAGAAGCCGTGCTCGGCAAGGCCGTCACGCAGCGGTACTACCAGCGGCCGATCTCCTACTCCTACTGGACGGGCTGCTCGACCGGCGGCCGCCAGGGCTATTCCGAGGCGCAGAACTACCCGAAGGACTTCGACGGCATCCTGGCCAACGCGCCCGCCGTCGACTGGACGCAGTTCGCGGTCGCGACCCTGTGGCCGCAGGTCGTGATGAACCAGAGCCACGATTTCCCCAGCCCCTGCGTGCTTTCGGCGTTCCGCACGGCCGCGGTCCAGGCGTGCGACGCGCGCGACGGCGTCACGAACGGCATCGTCGACCGGCCCGACGAGTGCAGCTACGACCCGCGCACCCTCGTCGGGACGAAGCTGGCCTGCGACGGCCGCGAGGTCACCGTCACGGCCGCGGACGCCGAGGTCGTCCGCAAGATCTGGGCCGGCCCGACCGACGAGCGCGGCCGCCGGCTGTGGGCCGGGCTGCCGAAGGGCGCGGACTTCACCTGGCTGGCCGGCACCCAGCCGGGTCCCGACGGCACGCTGACCGCGCCGGGCTTCCCGGTGGCCGTCAAGTGGGTGCAGTCGTTCCTGGAGAAGCAGGCCGACTTCGACACCTCGAAGCTGACGTACGCGCAGTTCGCGGCCCTGTTCCGCCAGTCGGTGCGGGAGTACGACGGCGTCATCGGCACGTCCGATCCCGACCTGTCGGCGTTCCGCCGCGCCGGCGGCAAGCTGATCACGTTCGTCGGCGCGAACGACCAGCTGATCCCGCCGGGCGGCACGCTGTCCTACCGCACGCAGGTGGAACGCACGATGGGCGGCGCGCACCGGGTCAACGACTTCTACCGGCTGTTCCTCGCGCCGGGTGTCGAGCACTGCTTCGGCGGTGGCGGCCCGGAGCCGACGAACGCGCTGGGCGCGCTCGTCGACTGGGTCGAGCACGGCAAGGCGCCGGCCACGCTGGCGGCGGCGTCCGCGGACGGCAAGACGCGCGACCTGTGCGCGTACCCGCGGGTTTCGCGCTACACCGGCGGTGACCCGGCCACGGCGTCGAGCTACCGCTGCCGCTGAGTCTCCGGTCCGCGAGCGTCACCCCCAGGGCGCTCGCGGACTGGACTTGCGGGTCCAAAAATGGCTCGGCACGCTGAGGTCATGGCACTCGACCAGTACTACCTCCTCGGCCGCTCCGGCCTGCGCGTCAGCAGGCTCGCCCTCGGCACCATGAACTTCGGCACCGGCGGTTTCCACGCCGCCTACGGCAAAACCCTCGACGAAACCCGCCCGATCTTCCGGAAGTACGTCGACGAAGGCGGCAACTTCGTGGACACGGCGGACTTCTACACGGCGGGCGAGAGCGAGACGATACTCGGAAAGCTGATCGCCGAGGCGAAGATCCGCGACCGCGTGGTCCTCACCACCAAGTTCACCAACAGCGTCGACCCGGCCGACCCCAACGCCGGCGGCAACGGGCGCAAGCACATGATCCGCGCGCTCGAGGCGTCCCTGCGCCGGCTGGACACCGACCACGTCGACGTCTTCCTGCTGCACACCTGGGACCGGATCACCCCGGTCGAGGAGGTGGTGCGCACGTTCGACGACCTCGTCCGCGCGGGCAAGATCCGCTACCCGGGCCTGTCCGACGTCCCGAGCTGGTACGCGGCGCGGGCGCAAAGCCTCACGGAAGCGCATTCCCTGGCGCCGATGGTGAACCTGCAGCTGCCGTATTCGCTGGTCGAGCGGCAGATCGAAACCGAGCACGTCCCGATGGCCCAGAGCCTCGGCCTCGGCGTCACGGCGTGGAGCCCGCTGGCCGGCGGCATCCTCACCGGCAAGTACCGCGACGGCGGCACGGGACGGCTCAGCGACGGGCCCGAGCGCACCCCGCAGCTGCTCGGCCCCCTCGAAGAGGTCGCGGGCAAGCTGGGCGTGACGATGGCCCAGGTGGCGATCAACTGGGTGGCCACCCAGCCGGGCATCGCGGCGGCGATCGTCGGCGCGAGCAGCGCCGACCAGCTCGGCAAGAGCATGGCGGCACTGGACTTCGAGATCCCGGCCGAGCTGCGCACCCTGCTCGACGAGGCGAGCGCGGTCCCGCCGGAGTCGGTGTACCGCATGTTCACCCCGGCCTACCAGAACTGGATCGTCAGCCCGGAGCTGAAGATCGGCGACAAGCCGGTGGGGTACGCCCCCGCCGTGCGGAACTGGTAGCCCGCCACCCATTGGGGTGAAAATCATTCACTTTTCTTTCAGGGGGTGGCGAGTGAGGCGCTATCGCCACCCCAACAGGTGATAGAAATTCCTCGTTCGAGCTAAAGCCATCCACTGCGAGCAGCTTCGTGGCGCCCATGTCGACCCGGGCGAACGACGCATCGTTGCCAGAGAAGAGATCATCCGGACATCGAAGCTCTACTGTGGACTGTCCAATGGCGACCCGCAAGTTGAATTCGAGGCGGATTTGCCTGGTCAGGCCTTTGGGTGGCTTTTGCTCGAACGTGGCACACGATCGAATGACACCCCGCTTTGATTGGACCTCGTCCGACACGCTACGGTTCGACCACACCAACGAATGACAACCGAACGAGGTCCCCTTGACCACCGCACGACCCACGAGGGCAAAGATTGCACCTCATCCGGCAGCGGAGCGAGCGGCTTCCGGTCCCGAGCGATGGAAGGAGAAGCCGTTGACGCACCTGATGCCGTTCTGGTGGATCATCATGGCTCGCTGACCCGCCTGCGACCACCCTACCGGGGGCGAGTTGCGCCGGGCTTCACAGTGTGCTGACGAAGCCCGGCGTGGCCGGAGTCACGGCTGCCCCCGCCGCCGGAGTTCGACGCCTTCCGCGAGGAGGACGTTGCGTGTCTGGTTGTACGACATGCCGTAGGTCTTTGCGAGCTGGCGGATCGACCGCCCGTCGAGGTAGGCGTTGACCAGCCCGGGCGGGGTGGGCGGCAGCGGGATCCGCGGTGGACGCAGGGTGACCCCCGCGTCGAGCAGGGCGACGCGGATCTTGCGATAGCTGTAGGGGTGCCGCGCGACCAGGCTTTCGATCGTTTCCCCGGCGGCGTACCGGTCCACGAGGTACCGAACGAGGTCGGCCGGGATCTCCGTGGGAACGGGCTCGGGAGGACGCGTGTCTCTGTGGTCGTCGCTCACCAGATCATCGCCGCCCCGACCAGCTGATCCGTGTACGTGGGAACGCGGCCGAGGTCGCTGGCTCGCGTGTCACGCGGTCCGTATCCCACCCAACGACATCGATGTCGGCGGGTACACCGCCAACCGGGTGGCGGTCGTTCCTCACGTACGCTCATGGCTGGTTCCGCTCCCCGTGCGGTTGGCCTGTCCCTGAGGGAGGACCGGCTCGAGCGACGGTCATGACGTCAATGTGGGCCGTCGCACACGAGCGGCCGGAGAAGCCGAGTTGCCGGCACGAGCAAATCGGGCGCATGCCCCCAGCATGGTCGCCACGCCGTCCGGAACACCAGCGCACGATCGGGCCGAATATTCCACTGTGGACACAACCGCGCCGGAACACGCGTCGCACCAGGCTGTTGCCGGCTCCGCCTGTCGCGGACTCCTCGGGTGGCGGTCCGCGGAACGCCGGTTCGGGGGAACCTAGCGGTTGCGCCGCAACCGCGGTGGCGGCATCGCCACCGTGTCACGCTCGCCGTCGCGGGCGGCCGGGATGACCGGCTCCGAGGCATCCAGCTCGGCGACGAACTCCTCGACCTCCGCCGCACGCCTGGTTCGTGCCCGCCCCCGGTAGAGCTCCGCCGCCTGTACCCACAACGCCCTCGCGTCTTCTCGGTTCCCGTGGTCGCGCAGGATCGCCGCCAGCGTCGACAACGCCCTGGCCTGGCCGGTGGCGTGGCGGGTCCGGTCGGCCAGCTCGACCGCACGGTGCGCATACCACAACGCAGCCCGGGCATTGCCCTGCCGGTGCCGCAACCGGGCCAGCACGGTGTTCAGCTTCATCACCGCCGGCAGGTTCAGGCACACCGGGGTCAGTTCCGAAGCTCGCCGGCACTGGTCGTCCGCCTCGGCCAGGCGCCCCAGATCGGTGAGCAGCGCGGCCAGCGCCGTGTGGATCTGCAACCGCGCCGTCCCGTCCTCGGACTTCCACAGGTGTTCCAGCGCCTCGGCGTAGAGGTCCAGCGCCTCCTGCTCGAACCCACCCGCCGCCACCAGCGCGTTCGCCAGCCGGTGGGCCGCGGCCGCGCACAACGAAGGCTCGGCCAGTTCGTAGGCGACCTGCAGCGCCAACCGGCACAGCACAGCGGCCTCCGGTGCCCGGCCGACCCGCAGGTGCCACCGGGCGAGGTTCAGCGTCGAAGCGATCCGGCCCAGTGGGAAACCGTCGGTCTCCGCGAGTGCCAGCGCACGCCGGAGGTGGTGTTCCGCCTGCCCCTCTTCTCCCATGTGCATCAACACCACCGCGAGGTCGTTCAGGTGCGACCCGAGCACCTGACGCAGCTCCGGAACCGACTCCCCACCTTCGGCGAGGACCTCGTCGATGCTGCGGATCGCCCCGGTGAGGCAGCTGACCGCGTCGGCGTAGAAACCCATTTCGGTGATCAGCTCGGCGAACAACGCGGGGAGGTAAGCGCTTTCACTGCCACCGGCCGCGGCGATTTCCAGCAGCAGGTTCTTTTCCCGCACCACCCACTGCCGGGCCAGCGCCGCACTGCCGAAGCCGGCCCCCGGGTGCGTCCGGCTCACCGGCAGCCGCGGCGGCGGCTTGTGCGGGAAAACCAGGCGGTGCGCGTCGTAGGCCATCACCAGGTAGAAATCGAACAGCCGGCGCCGCACGGCCGAACCGTCGGCCAGCTGCTCGGCGACCGAGGCGGCGTAGGCGTGCACGAGGTCGTGGACGCGGTAGCGGTCCAGGTCGCTGGGGTGCTCGAGCAGGTGGGCCGCCACCAGGACGTCGAGCGAACGGCGAACAGCAGGCAAGGGGCGCCCGTCCCCGGCTGCCACCGCTTCGGCCGTCACCTCCGCACCGGGGTGCGCCCCGATCACCGCGAGCGCCCGTCGCTCACCGGGTCCCAGCACCTGGTAGGACGCCGTGAACGCCGCGCGCAGGCTCCGCTGGAGCGCGTCTCCCTCGTACCCGAGGTCCAAGAGCATGTCCGCGTCCCGCAGCTGCCCGGCCAGC belongs to Amycolatopsis tolypomycina and includes:
- a CDS encoding tannase/feruloyl esterase family alpha/beta hydrolase, giving the protein MLRYSKKGLLLAAAVPLLLTTVTQPAASAATSTTPCAAVAVPAPPGAKIESVQADSQAGAQPSYCLITVTLTHTGADHVKVAVALPDTGWNGRLQALGGSAYAAGNFDALPQAVKDGYAAVTTDAGVSLNGLDTSWALKDGQVDQTLLTNFATRSVHEEAVLGKAVTQRYYQRPISYSYWTGCSTGGRQGYSEAQNYPKDFDGILANAPAVDWTQFAVATLWPQVVMNQSHDFPSPCVLSAFRTAAVQACDARDGVTNGIVDRPDECSYDPRTLVGTKLACDGREVTVTAADAEVVRKIWAGPTDERGRRLWAGLPKGADFTWLAGTQPGPDGTLTAPGFPVAVKWVQSFLEKQADFDTSKLTYAQFAALFRQSVREYDGVIGTSDPDLSAFRRAGGKLITFVGANDQLIPPGGTLSYRTQVERTMGGAHRVNDFYRLFLAPGVEHCFGGGGPEPTNALGALVDWVEHGKAPATLAAASADGKTRDLCAYPRVSRYTGGDPATASSYRCR
- a CDS encoding aldo/keto reductase; the encoded protein is MALDQYYLLGRSGLRVSRLALGTMNFGTGGFHAAYGKTLDETRPIFRKYVDEGGNFVDTADFYTAGESETILGKLIAEAKIRDRVVLTTKFTNSVDPADPNAGGNGRKHMIRALEASLRRLDTDHVDVFLLHTWDRITPVEEVVRTFDDLVRAGKIRYPGLSDVPSWYAARAQSLTEAHSLAPMVNLQLPYSLVERQIETEHVPMAQSLGLGVTAWSPLAGGILTGKYRDGGTGRLSDGPERTPQLLGPLEEVAGKLGVTMAQVAINWVATQPGIAAAIVGASSADQLGKSMAALDFEIPAELRTLLDEASAVPPESVYRMFTPAYQNWIVSPELKIGDKPVGYAPAVRNW
- a CDS encoding helix-turn-helix domain-containing protein — encoded protein: MSDDHRDTRPPEPVPTEIPADLVRYLVDRYAAGETIESLVARHPYSYRKIRVALLDAGVTLRPPRIPLPPTPPGLVNAYLDGRSIRQLAKTYGMSYNQTRNVLLAEGVELRRRGQP
- a CDS encoding AfsR/SARP family transcriptional regulator, whose product is MEIAFGILGQTAMLLHGKVDVKWAHPRSRQVLAALLTSPNQRFPVDAVVDWVWAEHENAPRGALATLHQNAVHLRQALQKSGIPARVGVGKNGCVVEIDEALVDHRAFARGMARARELRDRGDHRRAQIEAQAAVRLWRDDPLADLRTQRADDWRAQWTRGHWLPANAFLVAELLAVGHADVALGRLLELEHAHPLELSLAKLRLRALAATDRPDEVTEFYFAKRREYRDIGELRAADELRAVHDEVISGDGDFPRPAVQVRAVAAAEEPAGQAVWHVPPDCDGVEGRAELLAELDAFTSDSSGASRRGVVVVTGGPGVGKSTAVVRWAHRARRRFRHGVVLLDLRGDGQATSANSGEVVDTLLSLLDFPVDQVVNPVARAAKLSALLHQRSMLVILDNVRGREQVAPLLGVLDACTVLVVSRWRLPSLAATVSPPVVTVPPLAVPDATALLDRRIGRRARDDRAGVAELVRVCQGNPLALTLVADRAAARAGMLLSTLAGQLRDADMLLDLGYEGDALQRSLRAAFTASYQVLGPGERRALAVIGAHPGAEVTAEAVAAGDGRPLPAVRRSLDVLVAAHLLEHPSDLDRYRVHDLVHAYAASVAEQLADGSAVRRRLFDFYLVMAYDAHRLVFPHKPPPRLPVSRTHPGAGFGSAALARQWVVREKNLLLEIAAAGGSESAYLPALFAELITEMGFYADAVSCLTGAIRSIDEVLAEGGESVPELRQVLGSHLNDLAVVLMHMGEEGQAEHHLRRALALAETDGFPLGRIASTLNLARWHLRVGRAPEAAVLCRLALQVAYELAEPSLCAAAAHRLANALVAAGGFEQEALDLYAEALEHLWKSEDGTARLQIHTALAALLTDLGRLAEADDQCRRASELTPVCLNLPAVMKLNTVLARLRHRQGNARAALWYAHRAVELADRTRHATGQARALSTLAAILRDHGNREDARALWVQAAELYRGRARTRRAAEVEEFVAELDASEPVIPAARDGERDTVAMPPPRLRRNR